A genome region from Altererythrobacter aquiaggeris includes the following:
- the glyA gene encoding serine hydroxymethyltransferase: protein MATQPEDTVRSPIHRFWHDDLAKADPEIAAAIDNELARQQDKIELIASENIASTAVLEAAGSVFTNKYAEGYPGKRYYGGCEYADVVETLAIDRAKELFGCEFANVQPNSGSQMNQAVFLALLEPGDTFMGLDLNSGGHLTHGSPVNMSGKWFNPVAYGVRKNDERIDMEEVAATAREHRPKLIICGGTAYSRVWDFPRFREIADEVGAYLLCDMSHISGLVAGGAHPNPFPHAHVVTTTTHKSLRGPRSGVILWNDDELTKPLNMAVFPGLQGGPLMHVIAAKATAFREALRPDFKTYAHAIVENARALAASLEENGLRIVSGGTDNHSMLVDLTAKDVTGKSAEKGLDRAWLTCNKNGIPYDTRSPFVTSGIRLGSPAGTTRGFGPAEFRKIGALIAEVVEGLSTNGPEGDAQVEERVRTQVAELCAAFPVYPGR, encoded by the coding sequence ATGGCAACCCAGCCCGAAGATACAGTACGAAGCCCTATCCATCGCTTCTGGCATGATGACCTGGCCAAAGCCGATCCTGAAATCGCTGCGGCCATCGATAACGAACTTGCGCGTCAGCAGGACAAGATCGAGCTGATCGCTTCGGAAAATATCGCCTCGACCGCTGTTCTGGAGGCCGCCGGCAGCGTTTTCACCAACAAATATGCCGAGGGTTATCCGGGCAAGCGTTACTATGGCGGCTGCGAATATGCCGATGTGGTGGAAACACTCGCTATCGACCGGGCGAAAGAATTGTTCGGCTGCGAATTTGCCAACGTCCAGCCCAATTCGGGCAGCCAGATGAACCAGGCCGTGTTCCTTGCCCTGCTCGAGCCGGGTGATACTTTCATGGGGCTGGACCTCAATTCAGGCGGCCACCTGACGCATGGTTCGCCCGTCAACATGTCGGGCAAATGGTTTAATCCTGTCGCTTACGGCGTGCGCAAGAATGACGAACGCATCGACATGGAAGAAGTTGCGGCCACCGCGCGCGAACATAGACCCAAGCTGATCATTTGCGGCGGCACTGCATATTCGCGCGTTTGGGATTTCCCCCGTTTCCGCGAGATTGCCGATGAAGTGGGCGCTTATCTGCTATGCGATATGAGCCATATTTCGGGCCTGGTCGCGGGCGGCGCGCATCCCAATCCCTTCCCCCACGCGCATGTTGTGACCACAACCACGCATAAAAGCCTTCGCGGGCCGCGTTCAGGCGTTATCCTGTGGAATGACGATGAATTGACAAAGCCGCTCAATATGGCGGTATTCCCCGGATTGCAGGGCGGCCCGCTGATGCACGTCATCGCCGCAAAGGCCACGGCTTTCCGCGAAGCATTACGCCCGGATTTTAAAACCTACGCTCATGCGATTGTCGAAAATGCGCGCGCATTGGCTGCCAGTCTGGAGGAAAACGGGCTTCGGATCGTTTCCGGCGGCACGGATAACCATTCGATGCTGGTCGATCTGACTGCGAAAGATGTGACCGGAAAATCGGCCGAAAAGGGCCTCGACCGCGCCTGGCTCACCTGCAATAAAAACGGCATTCCGTACGATACGCGCAGTCCGTTTGTCACCAGCGGCATCAGGCTTGGTAGTCCGGCCGGCACCACGCGCGGGTTTGGCCCGGCCGAATTTCGAAAAATTGGCGCTCTGATCGCGGAAGTTGTAGAAGGTCTTTCGACAAACGGCCCCGAAGGCGACGCTCAGGTGGAAGAACGCGTCCGGACCCAGGTGGCCGAATTATGCGCAGCATTTCCGGTCTATCCGGGCCGATAA
- the nrdR gene encoding transcriptional regulator NrdR produces the protein MRCPFCAHDDSQVKDSRPTEDNTAIRRRRQCEGCGARFTTFERIQLREVTVIKSAANGDVRSEAFDRGKIEQSVTLATRKRGIAQERLDQLVSGIQRQVETAGENEIQSTRIGEMVMDGLRQLDSVAYIRFASVYRDFTEARDFEEFASSVQEAGTKKSDG, from the coding sequence ATGCGCTGCCCGTTCTGCGCGCATGACGATAGCCAGGTAAAAGATTCGCGACCGACTGAAGACAACACTGCGATCCGGCGCCGCCGGCAATGTGAAGGGTGCGGGGCGCGCTTCACCACGTTCGAGCGTATTCAACTGCGCGAAGTCACCGTGATCAAAAGCGCGGCCAATGGCGATGTCCGCAGCGAAGCATTTGATCGCGGGAAAATCGAACAGTCGGTGACCCTCGCCACGCGCAAGCGCGGCATAGCGCAGGAAAGGCTTGACCAACTGGTGTCTGGGATCCAGCGGCAGGTCGAAACGGCTGGCGAGAACGAAATCCAGTCCACGCGAATAGGTGAAATGGTCATGGACGGCCTGCGCCAGCTCGACAGTGTTGCCTATATCCGCTTCGCCAGCGTTTATCGCGATTTTACCGAAGCCAGGGATTTCGAGGAATTCGCCAGTTCCGTACAGGAAGCTGGCACGAAGAAAAGCGATGGGTAG
- a CDS encoding RNA methyltransferase, with translation MGSKADQPVIVLVRPQLGENIGKAARAMLNFGLTEMRLVTPRDGWPNPSAGPAAAGADAVLDGAKVYATTAEAVADCAHVYATTVRKRGVTKPVVTPEQAANEIRGAEGRSAYLFGPERSGLDVDDVALARSILTVPINPDFPSLNLAQAVILCAYEWSKNRALVQPTAEDMLAPAPQEHLEGLITHFEDLLEPCGYFFPQDREPATRRTLRTVLTKPGWNHLEVRTMRGVLNHLGRKLRQNAEN, from the coding sequence ATGGGTAGCAAGGCCGATCAGCCGGTTATCGTGCTGGTTCGCCCGCAACTGGGCGAAAACATCGGTAAGGCAGCGCGCGCGATGCTCAACTTCGGGCTTACCGAAATGCGGCTGGTCACACCGCGCGATGGCTGGCCGAACCCGTCCGCCGGCCCCGCCGCTGCGGGCGCCGACGCAGTGCTGGACGGTGCAAAAGTCTATGCCACGACTGCCGAAGCTGTGGCCGATTGCGCGCATGTCTATGCGACCACAGTCCGCAAACGCGGCGTTACCAAGCCGGTCGTTACGCCCGAACAGGCCGCAAATGAAATTCGGGGAGCCGAGGGACGATCCGCCTATCTTTTCGGCCCGGAACGCAGCGGGCTGGACGTGGATGACGTGGCGCTTGCCCGGTCGATCCTGACCGTCCCGATCAATCCGGATTTCCCGTCGCTCAATCTGGCGCAGGCGGTAATCCTGTGTGCTTATGAATGGTCGAAAAATCGCGCTTTGGTGCAGCCGACCGCGGAAGATATGCTCGCCCCCGCGCCCCAAGAGCACCTTGAGGGTCTGATCACACATTTCGAAGATTTGCTGGAGCCATGCGGATATTTTTTCCCGCAAGACCGCGAGCCGGCGACGCGCCGGACATTGCGGACCGTGCTTACAAAACCGGGCTGGAACCACCTCGAAGTGCGGACAATGCGCGGGGTGCTGAACCATCTGGGCCGGAAATTGCGCCAGAATGCGGAAAATTAG
- a CDS encoding chorismate mutase — MEEAVKLPEDCADMADVRNGVDALDRELVALLSTRFGYMRAAARIKQDRGTVRDETRKAAVIDAVRRTAELRGLPADAIADIWDRLVEASIAYELDEWDAIRA, encoded by the coding sequence ATGGAAGAAGCTGTCAAACTCCCCGAAGATTGTGCCGATATGGCGGACGTGCGCAACGGTGTCGATGCGCTCGACCGAGAGCTTGTCGCGCTGCTTTCCACGCGTTTCGGATATATGCGCGCCGCTGCCAGGATCAAGCAGGACCGCGGTACAGTGCGCGATGAAACGCGCAAGGCTGCCGTCATCGACGCCGTGCGCCGCACCGCTGAATTACGCGGCCTGCCCGCTGATGCAATTGCGGACATATGGGACCGGCTTGTAGAAGCGTCTATCGCTTACGAACTGGACGAATGGGATGCGATCCGCGCCTAA
- the rpsD gene encoding 30S ribosomal protein S4, with protein MSKRKSSKHKLDRRMGENIWGRPNSPVNRRNYGPGQHGQRRKGKVSDFGLQLRAKQKLKGYYGDVTEKQFRRTYTEATKVKGDTGQNLIGLLERRLDMVVYRAKFAPTIFAARQIVSHGHILVNGVKCNVASRRIDVGDVISLSAKAQEMALVIEAQSLPEREIPDYVAPDGNDKVSFTRVPKLDEVPYPVTMEPNLVVEFYSR; from the coding sequence ATGTCGAAGCGTAAAAGCTCGAAGCATAAACTTGACCGCCGCATGGGCGAAAACATCTGGGGCCGTCCCAACAGCCCCGTAAACCGCCGTAATTACGGCCCCGGCCAGCACGGACAGCGCCGTAAGGGCAAGGTTTCCGACTTCGGCCTTCAGCTGCGCGCCAAGCAAAAGCTCAAGGGTTATTACGGCGATGTCACGGAAAAACAGTTCCGCCGCACATATACCGAAGCGACCAAGGTCAAGGGTGATACCGGCCAGAACCTGATCGGTCTGCTCGAGCGCCGTCTGGACATGGTGGTTTACCGTGCAAAGTTCGCTCCGACGATTTTTGCCGCCCGCCAGATCGTCAGCCACGGCCACATTCTGGTGAACGGCGTCAAATGCAACGTCGCGTCACGCCGCATCGATGTTGGTGATGTGATCAGCCTGAGCGCCAAGGCGCAGGAAATGGCGCTGGTTATCGAAGCCCAAAGCCTGCCCGAACGTGAAATTCCCGATTATGTCGCGCCCGATGGTAACGACAAAGTCAGCTTCACCCGCGTACCGAAACTTGATGAAGTGCCTTATCCGGTAACGATGGAACCCAATCTGGTTGTCGAGTTCTACTCGCGCTAA
- the tgt gene encoding tRNA guanosine(34) transglycosylase Tgt, producing MTSRFNFSISATDGAARAGAITMRRGTIRTPAFMPVGTAATVKAMKPENVRSTGADIILGNTYHLMLRPGAERLAKLGGLHKFMNWDRPILTDSGGYQVMSLSDLRKLTEDGVQFRSHLDGSKHMLTPERSMEIQRLLGSDIVMAFDECPRADQPRDVIARSMEMSMRWAQRSRDAFDDGGNHAQISALFGIQQGALDEDLRRHSADALRGIGFDGYAIGGLAVGEGQEAMFATLDFAPGQLPQDAPRYLMGVGKPDDLVGAVERGVDMFDCVLPTRSGRNGQAFTWQGPLNLRNARHAEDLAPLDESCPCPACSRYSRAYLHHLQKSGEILGAMLMTEHNLTFYQQLMQAMRDAIGDERFAAFAARFRADYLG from the coding sequence ATGACATCGCGCTTTAATTTTTCAATCTCGGCGACTGATGGCGCCGCGCGCGCCGGGGCAATCACGATGCGCCGCGGCACGATCCGCACGCCAGCATTTATGCCCGTGGGGACCGCTGCGACAGTGAAAGCCATGAAGCCGGAGAATGTGCGCAGCACCGGCGCCGATATTATTCTTGGCAACACTTATCACCTGATGTTGCGGCCGGGCGCCGAACGGCTTGCCAAGCTGGGCGGGCTGCATAAATTCATGAACTGGGATCGCCCGATCCTGACCGATAGCGGCGGTTATCAGGTGATGAGCCTGTCGGATCTGCGCAAGCTGACCGAGGACGGCGTCCAGTTCCGCAGCCATCTTGATGGTTCCAAGCATATGCTCACGCCTGAGCGATCGATGGAGATCCAGCGTCTGCTCGGGTCCGATATCGTCATGGCATTTGATGAATGCCCGCGCGCGGATCAACCGCGCGATGTGATCGCGCGCTCGATGGAGATGAGCATGCGCTGGGCGCAGCGCAGCCGCGACGCGTTTGATGATGGCGGCAATCATGCGCAAATTTCTGCGCTGTTCGGCATCCAGCAGGGCGCGCTCGACGAAGATTTGCGAAGGCATAGTGCAGACGCGCTACGCGGTATCGGCTTTGATGGCTATGCCATTGGCGGGCTGGCCGTGGGGGAAGGGCAGGAGGCGATGTTCGCGACGCTTGATTTCGCGCCGGGACAACTGCCCCAGGACGCCCCGCGTTATCTGATGGGTGTGGGCAAGCCCGACGATCTGGTGGGCGCGGTGGAACGCGGCGTCGATATGTTCGATTGCGTTTTGCCAACCCGTTCAGGCAGAAATGGCCAGGCGTTTACCTGGCAGGGCCCGCTCAACCTACGCAATGCGCGCCATGCCGAAGATCTGGCGCCGCTGGACGAAAGCTGCCCGTGTCCGGCCTGTTCCCGGTACAGCCGCGCCTATTTGCATCATTTGCAAAAATCGGGTGAAATATTGGGCGCGATGCTGATGACCGAACACAATCTGACTTTCTACCAGCAACTGATGCAGGCCATGCGGGACGCGATCGGCGATGAGCGGTTTGCCGCATTTGCGGCAAGGTTCCGTGCGGATTATCTGGGCTAA
- a CDS encoding outer membrane beta-barrel protein has protein sequence MNSKIFLAIGAAALASVPAVASAQDAGPAQPYIGASAGYHDLGIGSDIKDDGAIFGGLAGIDVPIGGDLSIGGEVNYHIGTGAIDSEYGAAGRLAYSVNPNTKVYVRGGYQEVKLDLEEIIGAPVPAGIDTSDGDFLVGAGAEFGVGASGMKLRLGVDTVSFDSTRATAGLLFSF, from the coding sequence ATGAACTCGAAGATTTTTCTCGCAATCGGCGCTGCGGCGCTTGCCTCTGTTCCGGCAGTAGCTTCGGCGCAAGACGCCGGCCCCGCACAACCTTATATCGGCGCATCTGCCGGCTATCACGATCTTGGCATCGGAAGCGACATCAAGGACGACGGCGCGATTTTCGGCGGTCTCGCCGGGATTGATGTTCCTATCGGCGGCGATCTTTCGATCGGCGGCGAAGTGAACTATCACATCGGTACTGGCGCTATCGACAGCGAATATGGCGCTGCCGGACGTCTCGCTTACAGCGTAAACCCCAACACCAAGGTTTATGTTCGTGGCGGATATCAGGAAGTCAAACTCGACCTTGAAGAAATCATCGGTGCGCCGGTTCCCGCCGGCATTGATACATCCGACGGTGACTTCCTTGTGGGTGCTGGCGCTGAATTCGGCGTTGGCGCATCCGGCATGAAGCTGCGTCTTGGCGTGGACACCGTATCGTTCGATTCGACCCGCGCAACTGCCGGCCTGCTGTTCTCGTTCTAA
- a CDS encoding ABC transporter permease, which translates to MYFNFRGMWSIYKREVMRALRTAFQSILAPVLTTSLYFIVFGAAIGSRMEAVDGVSYGAFIVPGLLLLTLLSESTSNASFGIYMPRFTGTIYELLSAPVGVAETLVGFVGAAATKSLILAAIILTTAMLFVDYSIAHPVLAIGYIMLVAAAFSLFGFILGIWADSFERLGIIPQLFLVPLTFLGGTFYSIDMLPEPWGTIAMFNPIVYLVNGLRWTFYGSSDVDIWVSFGLTIGFLTVCIVVISYIFKTGWRLRA; encoded by the coding sequence ATGTATTTCAATTTCCGCGGGATGTGGTCGATATACAAACGGGAAGTCATGCGCGCATTACGCACCGCATTTCAGTCAATTCTGGCGCCGGTGCTTACGACATCGCTCTATTTCATCGTATTCGGTGCTGCCATCGGCTCGCGCATGGAAGCGGTGGACGGCGTCAGCTACGGCGCATTTATCGTGCCCGGCTTGCTGCTTTTGACTTTGCTGAGCGAGAGCACGTCCAATGCCAGCTTCGGGATTTATATGCCGCGGTTCACCGGCACGATTTACGAGCTGTTGTCCGCCCCGGTCGGTGTGGCCGAAACCTTGGTGGGGTTTGTCGGCGCAGCAGCGACCAAATCGCTCATTCTGGCAGCAATTATCCTGACAACGGCCATGCTGTTTGTGGATTATTCCATCGCGCATCCCGTGCTGGCAATCGGGTATATTATGCTGGTTGCGGCCGCATTTTCGCTGTTCGGATTTATACTGGGAATATGGGCGGACAGTTTCGAACGGCTGGGCATCATCCCGCAACTGTTCCTGGTCCCGCTGACATTTCTGGGCGGGACATTCTATTCGATCGACATGCTGCCCGAACCGTGGGGTACGATCGCCATGTTCAATCCGATCGTCTATCTGGTAAATGGCCTGCGCTGGACATTTTACGGCAGTTCGGATGTCGACATATGGGTGTCGTTTGGCCTCACCATCGGGTTCCTGACCGTCTGTATTGTTGTCATCAGCTATATATTCAAAACCGGATGGCGGCTCAGGGCGTAA
- a CDS encoding ABC transporter ATP-binding protein, with amino-acid sequence METILDIQGLTKTFSGGLTALDCVDLQIKKGEIFALLGPNGAGKTTLIGAVCGLVRPTSGTITAFGDDLSRNWRRARARIGLVPQELATDMFEPVYRTVAYSRGLFGFSPDTAKIEQILRSLSLWDKRDEQIRNLSGGMKRRVLIAKALAHEPELLFLDEPTAGVDVELRREMWRQIGRLREGGTTIILTTHYIEEAEEMADRVGIIRQGRILMVDEKSAMMARLGRTEAIIDLAMPLSEMPAAIAEFPVTIADNGLQICYRGGDGTGKGKEEVAALTKALTLAGIDYTGIDIHESSLEDIFVDLVEERG; translated from the coding sequence ATGGAAACAATCCTCGATATTCAGGGCCTGACGAAAACATTTTCCGGCGGGCTGACAGCGCTTGATTGTGTCGATCTGCAGATCAAGAAGGGCGAAATTTTTGCACTGCTGGGGCCTAACGGTGCGGGCAAAACCACGCTGATCGGGGCGGTATGCGGGTTGGTCAGGCCAACGTCGGGCACGATCACCGCGTTTGGCGACGATCTGTCGCGCAACTGGCGCCGCGCGCGGGCGCGAATCGGGCTGGTCCCGCAGGAACTGGCCACCGATATGTTCGAGCCGGTTTATCGCACAGTCGCCTATTCGCGCGGGTTGTTCGGTTTTTCGCCCGATACTGCGAAGATCGAGCAGATTTTGCGCTCGCTTTCACTGTGGGACAAGCGTGACGAGCAAATCCGCAACCTGTCCGGCGGCATGAAGCGCAGAGTGCTGATTGCCAAGGCGCTCGCGCATGAGCCGGAACTCCTGTTCCTCGACGAGCCGACAGCCGGCGTCGATGTGGAATTGCGCCGCGAGATGTGGCGGCAGATCGGCCGTTTGCGCGAGGGCGGCACAACCATCATTCTCACCACGCATTATATCGAGGAAGCCGAGGAAATGGCTGACCGCGTGGGTATCATCAGGCAGGGCCGGATTTTGATGGTTGATGAAAAATCGGCGATGATGGCGCGCCTTGGCCGCACCGAGGCGATTATCGATCTCGCCATGCCGCTATCCGAAATGCCGGCTGCGATAGCCGAATTTCCCGTCACCATCGCCGATAACGGGTTGCAGATTTGCTATCGCGGCGGTGACGGGACCGGCAAAGGAAAAGAGGAAGTGGCCGCGTTGACAAAGGCGCTGACGCTGGCGGGTATCGATTACACGGGGATCGATATCCACGAATCCAGCCTCGAAGACATTTTCGTCGATCTGGTGGAGGAGCGCGGCTGA
- the queA gene encoding tRNA preQ1(34) S-adenosylmethionine ribosyltransferase-isomerase QueA, with amino-acid sequence MRVDLFDFDLPPENIALRPVSPRDAARMLVVPAQGDFGDAHVGDLPALLRRGDVLVFNDTRVIPARLEGRRGDAKIGATLHKRVDLRRWQAFVKNAKRLRLGERVEFPAGVSAIAETRLADGSFILAFGGDEPVEVLLERAGKMPLPPYIAGKRPTDERDLTDYQTMFAQADGAVAAPTAALHFTPDLIAELADAGIATEMLTLHVGAGTFLPVKADDTDDHLMHAEFGRIDAATARRLNAVRQNGGRLIAVGTTVLRLLESAADPHGVIHSFEGDTSIFITPGYRFRAIDGLMTNFHLPKSTLFMLVSALMGRERMQAAYAHAIAGEYRFYSYGDSSLLIPR; translated from the coding sequence ATGCGTGTTGACCTGTTCGATTTTGATCTCCCGCCTGAAAATATAGCTTTGCGGCCGGTAAGCCCGCGCGATGCCGCGCGGATGCTTGTCGTGCCGGCACAGGGCGATTTCGGTGATGCCCATGTGGGCGATTTGCCCGCCCTGCTGCGGCGCGGTGATGTACTTGTATTCAACGATACACGCGTGATTCCCGCGCGGCTGGAGGGGCGGCGCGGTGATGCAAAAATCGGCGCGACGCTGCACAAACGTGTGGATTTGCGCCGCTGGCAGGCATTCGTGAAAAACGCCAAACGGCTACGTTTGGGGGAGCGGGTCGAATTTCCCGCCGGCGTCAGCGCGATAGCCGAAACACGCCTCGCTGATGGCAGCTTTATTCTGGCGTTCGGCGGAGACGAGCCGGTCGAAGTGTTGCTGGAACGGGCAGGCAAGATGCCGCTGCCCCCGTATATCGCCGGAAAAAGGCCGACGGACGAGCGTGATCTGACCGATTATCAGACCATGTTCGCGCAGGCGGATGGCGCAGTTGCCGCCCCCACCGCCGCGCTGCATTTCACTCCTGACCTGATTGCCGAACTCGCGGATGCCGGAATCGCCACGGAAATGCTCACGCTGCACGTTGGGGCGGGCACATTCCTGCCGGTGAAGGCTGACGATACCGACGACCACCTGATGCATGCCGAGTTTGGCCGGATCGATGCCGCCACTGCACGCCGGCTCAACGCGGTCAGACAAAACGGCGGGCGATTGATTGCTGTGGGCACGACAGTGCTGCGATTGCTGGAAAGCGCGGCCGATCCGCATGGCGTGATCCACAGCTTTGAAGGCGATACGAGTATATTCATCACCCCTGGCTACCGGTTTCGCGCGATCGACGGGCTGATGACGAATTTCCATCTGCCCAAAAGTACGCTGTTCATGTTGGTCAGCGCGCTGATGGGGCGCGAACGGATGCAGGCTGCTTATGCTCACGCGATTGCGGGCGAATACCGTTTCTACTCCTACGGCGATTCGTCGCTGCTTATTCCCCGCTAG
- a CDS encoding peptidylprolyl isomerase produces the protein MFKRLIVTGFALSLCFAPGAAFAQDVPVADAAADVAVETAEVQRALAPINYNVQEDPENLLLLDLSSGGRVAIRLMPDWAPAHVERVKTLARQGFYNGVIFHRVIDGFMAQTGDPTGTGQGGSPLPDLAAEFNKKPHLRGTVSMARAQSEDSANSQFFLVFYPRFSLDGNYTNFGRVISGMEIVDAINRGEPPQNPDRIVQASIAADNLPLPVARPAITPVQEITADMLTNSQGS, from the coding sequence ATGTTCAAACGCCTGATTGTAACGGGTTTTGCCCTTTCGCTGTGCTTCGCGCCGGGTGCCGCTTTTGCGCAGGACGTGCCTGTTGCCGATGCGGCTGCCGATGTTGCTGTCGAAACGGCAGAGGTGCAGCGGGCGCTGGCCCCGATCAATTATAATGTGCAGGAAGACCCCGAAAACCTGCTTCTGCTCGATTTGTCGAGCGGCGGACGCGTGGCCATTCGGCTCATGCCCGACTGGGCTCCTGCGCATGTGGAACGCGTGAAAACGCTTGCCCGCCAAGGGTTTTACAATGGCGTGATTTTCCACCGCGTGATTGATGGTTTCATGGCGCAAACCGGTGATCCTACGGGGACCGGGCAGGGCGGCTCGCCGCTCCCTGATCTCGCCGCAGAATTTAACAAGAAGCCGCATCTTCGCGGCACTGTATCGATGGCCCGTGCCCAATCCGAAGACAGTGCCAACAGCCAGTTCTTCCTGGTCTTCTATCCGCGTTTTTCACTTGATGGAAATTACACAAATTTTGGCCGTGTGATCAGCGGAATGGAAATTGTCGATGCAATAAATCGGGGCGAACCGCCGCAGAATCCGGATCGGATCGTGCAGGCGTCGATTGCAGCCGATAATCTGCCGCTGCCCGTCGCCCGACCGGCCATCACCCCGGTGCAGGAAATCACCGCTGACATGCTGACCAATTCACAAGGTTCCTGA
- the coaD gene encoding pantetheine-phosphate adenylyltransferase, translated as MGKISNAIRIGVYPGTFDPVTLGHADIIRRGAKLVDRLVIGVTTNPSKSPMFSTDERLDMVRREVAALGIDNVEVVGFNALLMKFAAKQGASVIVRGLRAVADFEYEYQMAGMNQQIDDDIETVFLMADVSLQPIASKLVKEIALFGGDIAPFVSKQVCEDVNARVEKTGRLGDY; from the coding sequence ATGGGCAAGATTTCCAACGCAATCCGGATCGGCGTTTATCCCGGCACGTTTGATCCGGTAACGCTTGGCCATGCCGACATAATCCGCCGCGGCGCCAAACTGGTTGACCGGTTGGTTATCGGCGTGACGACAAACCCGTCAAAAAGCCCGATGTTTTCAACCGATGAACGGCTGGATATGGTCCGCCGCGAAGTGGCCGCTCTGGGGATCGACAACGTCGAAGTCGTCGGTTTCAACGCGCTGCTGATGAAATTTGCCGCCAAACAGGGCGCAAGCGTGATCGTGCGCGGTCTGCGCGCGGTGGCCGATTTCGAATATGAGTACCAGATGGCCGGAATGAACCAGCAGATCGATGACGACATCGAGACGGTTTTCCTGATGGCCGACGTGTCGCTCCAGCCGATTGCTTCGAAACTGGTCAAAGAAATTGCCTTGTTCGGCGGTGACATTGCACCGTTCGTCAGCAAACAGGTGTGTGAAGATGTGAATGCGCGGGTTGAGAAAACCGGGCGCCTGGGCGATTACTAG